A section of the Ranitomeya imitator isolate aRanImi1 chromosome 7, aRanImi1.pri, whole genome shotgun sequence genome encodes:
- the LOC138646248 gene encoding uncharacterized protein produces MTPEDDVEAVFERVAERDKLPPEQWAEMFDLLHLVQKWLQPESSTPAKMAEWVVMDRFIHSLTKSVKNWVAQGDPGIQMTWRLPPIHGRSPRTLRLLERRQQDQNMEEMLGTETAVRPQGSQTFHVPLVTSCVPPSRSSSPRVCPTLTCPSSPRVSHLHGPRHLVCPTLTSSPRVSHPHCPRHLLCVPPSRSSSPPVYPTLTVLVTSCVSHPHGPRHLLCVPPSRSSSPPVCPTLTVLVTSCVSHPHCPRHLLCVPPSRSSSPPVYPTLTVLVTSFVSHPHCPRHLLCVPPSRSSSPPVYPTLTVLVTSFVSHPHCPRHLLCVPPSRFSSPPVYPTLTVLVTSCVSHPHGPRHLLCIPPSLSSSPPLCPTLTVLVTSCVSHPHGPRHLLCVPPSRSSSPPLCPTLTVLVTSCVSHPHGPRHLLCIPPSLSSSPPVYPTLTVLVTSFVSHPHCPRHLLCVPPSRFSSPPVYPTLTVLVTSCVSLPHGPRHLLCVPPSRSSSPHVCPTLTVLVTSCVSHPHGPRHLLCVPPSRSSSPPVYPTLTVLVTSCVSHPHGPRHLLCVPPSRSSSPPVCPTLTVLVTSCVSHPHCPRHLLCVPPSRSSSPPVYPTLTVLVTSFVSHPHCPRHLLCVPPSRSSSPPVYPTLTVLVTSFVSHPHCPRHLLCVPPSRFSSPPVYPTLTILVTSCVSHPHGPRHLLCIPPSLSSSPPLCPTLTVLVTSCVSHPHGPRHLLCVPPSRSSSPPVCPTLTVLVTSCVSHPHCPRHLLCVPPSRSSSPHVSHPHGPRHLLCVPPSRSSSPPVCPTLTVLVTSCVSHPHCPRHLLCVPPSRSSSPPVYPTLTVLVTSCVSHPHGPRHLLCIPPSLSSSPPVCPTLTVLVTSCVSHPHGSRHNQIPGRDINTKVSILSVFQENGVKCRQADAKTRRAREIWNHKEQQLHRLQEEKHSLVERKQKIQAQIQQYNKFCDFLDSTVEASEEVKEREMGWWKDPQRA; encoded by the exons GAGACTCCCCCCGATACACGGACGAAGCCCCCGGACCCTGCGACTGCTGGAGAGACGGCAACAGGATCAGAACATGGAAGAAATGCTGGGAACCGAGACAGCAGTGAGACCTCAGGGATCCCAAACATTTCACGTGCCCCTCGTCACCTCGTGTGTCCCACCCTCACGGTCCTCGTCACCTCGTGTGTGTCCCACCCTCACGTGCCCCTCGTCACCTCGTGTGTCCCACCTTCACGGTCCTCGTCACCTCGTGTGTCCCACCCTCACGTCGTCGCCTCGTGTGTCCCACCCTCACTGTCCTCGTCACCTCCTGTGTGTCCCACCCTCACGGTCCTCGTCACCTCCTGTGTATCCCACCCTCACTGTCCTCGTCACCTCCTGTGTGTCCCACCCTCACGGTCCTCGTCACCTCCTGTGTGTCCCTCCCTCACGGTCCTCGTCACCTCCTGTGTGTCCCACCCTCACGGTCCTCGTCACCTCCTGTGTGTCCCACCCTCACTGTCCTCGTCACCTCCTGTGTGTCCCACCCTCACGGTCCTCGTCACCTCCTGTGTATCCCACCCTCACTGTCCTCGTCACCTCCTTTGTGTCCCACCCTCACTGTCCTCGTCACCTCCTGTGTGTCCCACCCTCACGGTCCTCGTCACCTCCTGTGTATCCCACCCTCACTGTCCTCGTCACCTCCTTTGTGTCCCACCCTCACTGTCCTCGTCACCTCCTGTGTGTCCCACCCTCACGGTTCTCGTCACCTCCTGTGTATCCCACCCTCACTGTCCTCGTCACCTCCTGTGTGTCCCACCCTCACGGTCCTCGTCACCTCCTGTGTATCCCACCCTCACTGTCCTCGTCACCTCCTTTGTGTCCCACCCTCACGGTCCTCGTCACCTCCTGTGTGTCCCACCCTCACGGTCCTCGTCACCTCCTGTGTGTCCCACCCTCACGGTCCTCGTCACCTCCTTTGTGTCCCACCCTCACTGTCCTCGTCACCTCCTGTGTGTCCCACCCTCACGGTCCTCGTCACCTCCTGTGTATCCCACCCTCACTGTCCTCGTCACCTCCTGTGTATCCCACCCTCACTGTCCTCGTCACCTCCTTTGTGTCCCACCCTCACTGTCCTCGTCACCTCCTGTGTGTCCCACCCTCACGGTTCTCGTCACCTCCTGTGTATCCCACCCTCACTGTCCTCGTCACCTCCTGTGTGTCCCTCCCTCACGGTCCTCGTCACCTCCTGTGTGTCCCTCCCTCACGGTCCTCGTCACCTCATGTGTGTCCCACCCTCACGGTCCTCGTCACCTCCTGTGTGTCCCACCCTCACGGTCCTCGTCACCTCCTGTGTGTCCCACCCTCACGGTCCTCGTCACCTCCTGTGTATCCCACCCTCACTGTCCTCGTCACCTCCTGTGTGTCCCACCCTCACGGTCCTCGTCACCTCCTGTGTGTCCCTCCCTCACGGTCCTCGTCACCTCCTGTGTGTCCCACCCTCACGGTCCTCGTCACCTCCTGTGTATCCCACCCTCACTGTCCTCGTCACCTCCTGTGTGTCCCACCCTCACGGTCCTCGTCACCTCCTGTGTATCCCACCCTCACTGTCCTCGTCACCTCCTTTGTGTCCCACCCTCACTGTCCTCGTCACCTCCTGTGTGTCCCACCCTCACGGTCCTCGTCACCTCCTGTGTATCCCACCCTCACTGTCCTCGTCACCTCCTTTGTGTCCCACCCTCACTGTCCTCGTCACCTCCTGTGTGTCCCACCCTCACGGTTCTCGTCACCTCCTGTGTATCCCACCCTCACTATCCTCGTCACCTCCTGTGTGTCCCACCCTCACGGTCCTCGTCACCTCCTGTGTATCCCACCCTCACTGTCCTCGTCACCTCCTTTGTGTCCCACCCTCACGGTCCTCGTCACCTCCTGTGTGTCCCACCCTCACGGTCCTCGTCACCTCCTGTGTGTCCCACCCTCACGGTCCTCGTCACCTCCTGTGTGTCCCACCCTCACGGTCCTCGTCACCTCCTGTGTGTCCCACCCTCACTGTCCTCGTCACCTCCTGTGTGTCCCACCCTCACGGTCCTCGTCACCTCATGTGTCCCACCCTCACGGTCCTCGTCACCTCCTGTGTGTCCCACCCTCACGGTCCTCGTCACCTCCTGTGTGTCCCACCCTCACGGTCCTCGTCACCTCCTGTGTATCCCACCCTCACTGTCCTCGTCACCTCCTGTGTGTCCCACCCTCACGGTCCTCGTCACCTCCTGTGTATCCCACCCTCACTGTCCTCGTCACCTCCTGTGTGTCCCACCCTCACGGTCCTCGTCACCTCCTGTGTATCCCACCCTCACTGTCCTCGTCACCTCCTGTGTGTCCCACCCTCACTGTCCTCGTCACCTCCTGTGTGTCCCACCCTCACGGTTCTCGTCACAA CCAAATCCCTGGTAGAGACATCAACACCAAGGTGTCGATCCTGTCTGTGTTCCAGGAGAATGGAGTGAAATGCAGGCAGGCAGATGCAAAAACGAGGAGAGCGCGAGAAATCTGGAACCATAAGGAGCAACAACTGCACCGCCTGCAGGAGGAGAAACACTCACTGGTCGAAAGGAAGCAGAAAATCCAAGCCCAAATTCAACAATACAACAAGTTCTGCGACTTTCTAGACAGCACAGTGGAAGCATCAGAAGAGGTGAAAGAGCGAGAGATGGGATGGTGGAAGGATCCACAGAGAGCGTGA
- the LOC138646249 gene encoding coiled-coil domain-containing protein 42-like codes for MLVDTSRYLQLAVQEAQASSDQARAQLCSFMKEKGDEALKLDNQLGQLQSHLDHAQNQRLLWESQWMHIQNTATKKTLLIGTIKMAAQNLFRHIAVLERSAVTEDTMAQLEMVQQHIQDLTDVYEATRRQLVTKAA; via the exons ATGTTGGTGGATACGTCACGTTATCTGCAGCTCGCAGTACAGGAGGCGCAGGCGTCCAGTGACCAGGCCAGGGCGCAGCTCTGCAGCTTCATGAAGGAGAAGGGTGACGAGGCGCTGAAGCTCGACAACCAGCTGGGCCAACTGCAGAGCCATCTGGACCACGCTCAGAACCAGCGACTCTTGTGG GAATCACAGTGGATGCACATTCAGAATACGGCCACAAAGAAGACCCTACTGattggcaccataaaaatggcaGCACAAAACCTATTCCGTCACATCGCGGTCCTGGAAAGGAGCGCCGTCACAGAAGATACCATGGCACAACTAGAGATG GTCCAGCAACACATCCAGGATCTCACCGATGTCTATGAGGCCACAAGACGCCAACTAGTAACCAAAGCAGCATAA